The following are encoded together in the Lathyrus oleraceus cultivar Zhongwan6 chromosome 3, CAAS_Psat_ZW6_1.0, whole genome shotgun sequence genome:
- the LOC127128597 gene encoding isoliquiritigenin 2'-O-methyltransferase, with translation MGSYSNEKESNIVETVTPQTETDDSDTLLAMVLGANLVFPAVLNAAIELKLFEIIGNEFMSAIEIASKLPAQHSDLPNRLERMLYMLASYSLLSVSSCTNDDGSKVRVYGVTRSGKYFVNDENDGGYLGSFTSFMCHRALLGVWLNFKEAIIDPEIDVFKKVNGISKYEYFGTDPQINQLFNRSMTDTCNVHIKKILDIYKGFEGVSTLVDVGGGNGQSLKLIIAKYPSIKAINFDLPQVIDNAPSFTGIEHVGGSMFESIPQGDAIILKAVCHNWTDEQCVEILRNCHKALPPNGKVIIIELAQPEDPEPTDASRMIATIDNIMFITAGGRERTPKEYESLGKQSGFSKLQVVCRAFSIVGVMELYK, from the exons ATGGGTTCTTATTCCAATGAGAAAGAGAGCAATATAGTGGAAACTGTCACCCCACAAACAGAAACAGATGATAGTGATACCCTCTTAGCCATGGTTCTAGGTGCCAATTTGGTGTTTCCTGCTGTTCTTAATGCTGCTATTGAACTCAAACTGTTTGAAATCATTGGTAATGAATTCATGTCAGCTATTGAAATTGCTTCAAAGTTACCAGCTCAACACTCTGACTTACCAAATCGTCTCGAACGTATGTTGTACATGCTTGCTAGCTACTCTCTTCTTTCTGTTTCCAGTTGCACCAACGACGACGGTAGCAAAGTGCGAGTTTACGGGGTCACACGTTCTGGCAAATACTTTGTTAATGATGAAAATGATGGTGGTTATTTGGGTTCATTCACATCATTTATGTGCCACCGTGCTTTGTTAGGAGTGTG GTTGAATTTTAAGGAAGCAATCATTGATCCAGAGATTGATGTATTCAAGAAAGTTAATGGAATATCTAAGTATGAGTACTTTGGGACAGATCCACAAATAAATCAACTATTTAACAGATCAATGACAGATACATGCAATGTTCACATTAAAAAAATCCTTGACATATACAAAGGATTTGAAGGGGTATCAACTTTGGTTGATGTAGGAGGTGGCAATGGACAAAGTCTCAAATTGATTATTGCCAAATATCCATCAATAAAGGCAATCAATTTTGACCTTCCACAAGTGATTGATAATGCACCATCCTTTACAG GTATTGAACATGTTGGAGGAAGTATGTTTGAGAGTATTCCACAAGGAGATGCCATAATACTTAAG GCTGTATGCCATAATTGGACAGATGAACAATGCGTAGAAATTTTAAGGAATTGTCACAAAGCTCTACCTCCAAATGGAAAGGTGATTATCATAGAGCTTGCACAACCAGAAGATCCAGAACCCACAGATGCATCTAGGATGATTGCAACTATTGATAACATCATGTTCATCACAGCTGGTGGAAGGGAAAGAACTCCAAAAGAATATGAGAGTTTGGGTAAACAATCTGGATTTTCTAAGCTTCAAGTTGTTTGTCGCGCTTTCTCCATAGTCGGAGTCATGGAACTTTACAAATAA